A section of the Phaseolus vulgaris cultivar G19833 chromosome 8, P. vulgaris v2.0, whole genome shotgun sequence genome encodes:
- the LOC137825378 gene encoding uncharacterized protein — protein sequence MVKDVRNNGVSIPGVQPTVNTFIVLATIKHVVDDDDWWYKVQLRVIDDTDSTTFMLFDIEASSLLSKSCAEMFESHDKNGNLPNEFAQILEKKLLFKVDSKMDKGFRFEQTFRVKKNCVDEDIIQRSSVTIIVHWRYMIKMEKKGKGKLALTDASCENITEDLLTKFGSECNESQSQTVDLSNGSVIVTPLKRQSPPLLQVGDDNLPLKTFKRTVQIEK from the exons atggTAAAGGATGTTAGAAACAATGGAGTCTCCATCCCAGGGGTTCAGCCAACT GTCAACACATTCATAGTTCTTGCAACTATAAAACATGTTGTGGATGATGATGATTGGTG GTATAAAGTGCAACTTCGTGTTATAGATGACACTGATTCTACAACCTTCATGCTTTTTGACATAGAAGCAAGTTCACTGCTAAGTAAATCATGTGCTGAAATGTTTGAAAGCCATGATAAG aacGGAAATCTTCCAAATGAATTTGCACAAATATTGGAGAAAAAGCTTTTGTTTAAGGTTGATTCAAAAATGGATAAAGGCTTCAGGTTTGAGCAAACCTttagagttaaaaaaaattgtgtggaTGAAGACATCATTCAACGTTCATCAGTGACAATAATAGTTCATTG GAGATATATGATCAAGatggaaaaaaaaggaaaaggaaagctAGCATTAACTGATGCTTCCTGTGAGAACATCACAGAG GATTTGTTGACAAAGTTTGGGAGTGAATGCAATGAGTCGCAATCTCAAACTGTGGATTTGAGCAATGGCAGTGTTATAGTGACTCCACTCAAGAGACAATCTCCACCATTGTTGCAAGTTGGAGATGACAATCTGCCACTCAAGACATTCAAAAGAACTGTTCAAATTGAGAAGTga
- the LOC137823685 gene encoding small ribosomal subunit protein mS80 (rPPR6): protein MWTRIIARATRAVPGARNCSAIHQRISNPIFFKIPKSTFPQILNNPRFFATDSTLTLDDELSPEFSENGSDRQRVEEGDTYEVDVDKLESVLRLLEISADGSFQSCLDDMDLTLHQQLVTKVIESPLVLGENLIRFFRWAWSERSLEVTTPMVESLVLAICGNDVRKKEAYSLWDLVKEIGEKESGILNVSILNDLILCFSRLVKGKAALEVFDKFEAFHCVPDADTYYFTIDAVCRRRAYDWACGVCEKMVDAQALPDSEKVGAILSWLCKGKKAKEAHGVYVVAMEKGKRPPMTAVSFLVAKLCGEDETVKLALEMLEDIPEEKRKRAIKPFMTVVRALCRIKEVDKAKELLVKMIKDGPPPGNDVFNFIVTGYSRAGEIGKAVETMKLMDSRGLRPDVYTYTALASAYSNGGEMEEARKILAEAKKKHVKLGPVMFHTLIRGYCKLEQFDEALKLFSEMKNYGVQPSVDEYEKLIQSLCLKALDWEMAEKLLEEMKENGLHLKGITRGLIRAVKEMEKEVVEVESITAVAET, encoded by the coding sequence atgtgGACGCGGATAATCGCACGAGCAACACGTGCCGTCCCTGGTGCTCGCAACTGCTCAGCAATTCACCAACGCATCTCTAACCCTATCTTTTTCAAAATCCCAAAATCAACTTTCCCCCAAATTCTCAACAACCCTCGATTTTTCGCCACCGATTCCACACTCACCCTCGATGACGAGCTCTCGCCGGAATTTTCAGAAAACGGCAGTGACAGACAGCGCGTAGAAGAAGGAGACACGTACGAGGTTGACGTAGACAAGTTGGAGAGTGTGCTGCGTCTTCTTGAAATCAGTGCTGATGGGTCCTTTCAGTCGTGTTTGGATGACATGGATTTAACCCTGCATCAGCAATTGGTGACAAAAGTAATCGAAAGTCCGCTTGTTTTGGGTGAGAATCTGATAAGGTTTTTCAGATGGGCATGGAGTGAGAGATCATTGGAGGTGACCACCCCAATGGTGGAGTCTCTTGTTTTGGCTATATGTGGAAATGATGTGAGGAAGAAAGAGGCGTACTCGCTGTGGGATTTGGTTAAGGAGATTGGAGAGAAGGAGAGTGGAATCCTCAATGTTAGTATTCTCAACGACTTGATACTTTGCTTCTCGAGGTTGGTGAAAGGGAAGGCTGCATTGGAGGTGTTTGACAAATTTGAGGCCTTTCACTGTGTGCCGGATGCAGACACTTATTACTTCACAATCGACGCGGTTTGTCGGCGGCGTGCTTATGATTGGGCTTGTGGTGTTTGTGAGAAGATGGTTGATGCACAGGCATTGCCTGATAGCGAGAAAGTTGGTGCCATTTTGTCTTGGTTGTGTAAGGGCAAGAAGGCTAAGGAGGCCCATGGAGTGTATGTGGTGGCAATGGAGAAAGGGAAACGGCCACCGATGACTGCGGTTAGCTTTTTGGTTGCCAAGCTCTGTGGGGAAGATGAAACTGTGAAATTGGCTTTGGAGATGTTGGAGGATATCCCTGAGGAGAAGAGGAAGCGTGCGATAAAGCCGTTTATGACGGTTGTTCGGGCATTGTGTAGGATTAAGGAAGTTGATAAAGCCAAGGAGTTATTGGTGAAGATGATTAAGGATGGGCCGCCACCTGGGAAtgatgttttcaattttattgtcaCAGGGTATTCTAGGGCTGGGGAAATTGGGAAAGCTGTGGAGACGATGAAGCTGATGGATAGTAGGGGTTTGAGACCGGATGTGTACACTTATACTGCTCTTGCTAGTGCTTATTCAAATGGTGGGGAGATGGAAGAGGCTAGGAAGATCTTGGCAGAAGCGAAAAAGAAGCATGTTAAGTTGGGCCCCGTGATGTTTCACACCCTGATTCGTGGATATTGCAAGTTGGAACAGTTTGATGAGGCTCTGAAGTTGTTCTCAGAGATGAAAAATTATGGCGTTCAACCCAGTGTGGATGAGTATGAGAAGTTGATACAGTCTCTGTGCTTGAAGGCTTTGGATTGGGAAATGGCGGAAAAGCTACTTGAGGAAATGAAAGAGAATGGTTTGCATCTCAAGGGCATCACGAGGGGTTTGATTAGAGCTGTCAAGGAGATGGAGAAGGAGGTTGTCGAGGTTGAGAGCATTACTGCAGTAGCGGAGACATAG
- the LOC137823684 gene encoding protein LYK5, whose amino-acid sequence MATVVWSAAAVTLFLLLCSSIPKSESQQEYVNNKQLNCSEQETKATYGNLCNSVPSCTSYLTFKSSLPDYTTPISISYLLNSNTTAIAAANNITDVQSIPIDTLITVPINCSCSGLYYQHNASYTIKTLGETYFSIANNTYQSLTTCQALMDQNNYSAVNLVANLNLHVPLRCACPTQKQSEAGFKYLLTYLVSQGETVSSIAEIFGVDEQSIIEANELSNNSFIFYFTPISVPLKTEPPTNFMGAAAPPEDSPSPPPPAADGDSDSSKKWVIVGIVVGVVVVLLLCATLFFFCFYRQRRVQPPSPTPAAKAFSGPTHKESEEMTIPSTQSWSLSSEGIRYAIESLSVYKFEELQKATGFFSEENKIKGSVYRASFKGDYAAVKILKGDVSGEINILKKINHFNVIRLSGFCVHKGDTYLVYEFAENDSLEDCLHSGSKKYETSVCLSWVQRVHIAHDVADALNYLHNYTSPPHVHKNLKSGNVLLDGNFRAKVSNFGLARTVEGEGDDGGFQLTRHVVGTQGYMSPEYIENGLITPKMDVFAFGVVLLELLSGREAVGGDKNGSGDQMLSVTVNQVLEGENVKEKLRGFMDPNLRDEYPLELAYSMAELAKRCVARDLNSRPQISEVFMILSKIQSSTLDWDPSDELERSRSVSQISDSR is encoded by the coding sequence ATGGCCACAGTGGTGTGGTCCGCAGCCGCCGTAACACTGTTCCTCCTCCTCTGTTCATCCATCCCAAAATCTGAATCCCAACAAGAGTACGTCAACAACAAACAACTAAATTGCTCCGAGCAGGAAACCAAGGCCACATATGGCAACCTCTGCAACAGTGTTCCATCATGCACGTCCTACCTCACCTTCAAATCTTCCCTCCCAGATTACACCACCCCTATCTCCATCTCTTACCTCCTCAACTCCAACACCACCGCCATCGCTGCCGCAAACAACATCACCGATGTCCAATCCATCCCCATCGACACCCTCATCACCGTCCCTATCAACTGCTCCTGCTCCGGCCTCTACTATCAGCACAACGCCTCTTACACCATCAAAACACTGGGCGAAACATACTTTTCCATCGCCAACAACACCTACCAGTCCCTCACCACGTGTCAGGCTCTCATGGACCAAAACAACTACAGCGCAGTAAACCTCGTCGCCAATCTCAACCTCCACGTGCCTCTCAGGTGCGCCTGCCCCACCCAGAAGCAGAGCGAAGCAGGGTTCAAGTACTTGCTCACTTACTTGGTCTCTCAAGGAGAAACGGTTTCTTCCATTGCTGAAATCTTTGGTGTTGACGAACAGAGCATCATTGAAGCAAACGAGCTTTCAAATAATTCCTTTATTTTCTACTTCACACCGATTTCAGTTCCTTTAAAAACAGAGCCTCCGACGAATTTCATGGGAGCAGCGGCTCCCCCGGAAGACTCCCCGTCGCCGCCGCCTCCGGCGGCGGACGGAGATTCGGACTCTTCCAAGAAATGGGTCATTGTCGGAATAGTGGTTGGGGTTGTTGTGGTGCTGCTTCTCTGCGCTACTCTATTTTTCTTCTGTTTCTATCGGCAGAGACGGGTACAACCGCCATCTCCGACTCCAGCGGCGAAGGCTTTCTCGGGCCCCACCCACAAAGAGAGCGAAGAAATGACTATTCCGTCGACGCAGTCGTGGTCTCTTTCTTCGGAAGGGATTCGTTACGCGATTGAGTCGTTGAGTGTGTACAAGTTTGAGGAGTTGCAGAAGGCTACGGGGTTCTTCAGTGAAGAGAACAAAATCAAGGGTTCAGTTTATAGGGCTTCTTTCAAGGGTGATTATGCTGCGGTTAAGATTCTCAAAGGTGATGTGTCGGGTGAGATCAACATTCTCAAGAAAATTAACCACTTCAATGTTATAAGATTGTCGGGTTTTTGTGTTCACAAAGGTGACACCTATCTCGTGTACGAGTTTGCTGAGAATGATTCTCTCGAGGATTGTCTTCATAGTGGTAGTAAGAAGTACGAGACTTCGGTGTGTCTGAGTTGGGTGCAGAGGGTTCATATTGCTCACGATGTTGCTGACGCGCTTAATTACCTTCATAACTATACTAGTCCACCTCATGTGCATAAGAATTTGAAGAGTGGGAACGTGCTTTTAGATGGGAATTTCAGGGCAAAGGTTTCGAATTTTGGGTTGGCGAGAACGGTGGAGGGTGAAGGGGATGATGGGGGATTTCAATTGACAAGGCATGTGGTGGGGACTCAAGGGTACATGTCACCTGAGTATATTGAGAATGGTTTGATTACTCCAAAGATGGATGTTTTTGCGTTTGGGGTTGTGCTTTTGGAGCTTCTTTCGGGGAGAGAGGCTGTTGGTGGGGATAAGAATGGATCTGGGGACCAGATGCTGTCGGTGACTGTGAATCAGGTGCTTGAAGGAGAGAACGTTAAAGAGAAACTTCGAGGTTTCATGGATCCAAATCTCAGAGATGAATATCCTTTGGAACTGGCTTATTCCATGGCTGAACTTGCCAAACGCTGTGTTGCTCGTGACCTCAATTCAAGGCCACAGATTTCTGAGGTTTTCATGATTTTGTCCAAAATTCAATCCTCTACGTTGGATTGGGATCCGTCTGATGAGCTTGAACGGTCTAGATCTGTCAGCCAAATCTCTGATAGCAGATAG
- the LOC137823688 gene encoding uncharacterized protein: protein MGIDQRRWRWWNAVVLIGMVSVTVTVTSSDSHEKQEQEVSRIAFGSCSNQNAPQPIWDAVVDFRPQIFIWLGDNIYGDFKRPFKIFGRERTVGPWKNVPRFVPSSEQEMKARYEKAKSSPGYVRLHQNAKVIGTWDDHDYGLNDAGKEFQGKITNQKLLLDFLDEPQDSPRRKQAGVYASYTYGPVGRDIKIVLLDTRYHRDPVGSDGTILGNSQWLWLEKELKGPATALTIIGSSIQVISNLSATIHPLFAMESWGRFPKERDRIFKLIADSKRAGVFFISGDVHFGEITRYDCAVGYPLYDVTSSGVTQSVEEVVPPFLRSFVRFVALLTPSTMRVKGQHCRYKSCIYGRPNFGTIEIDWDSHPVTLKLKVRDKESITVTGVDVSLTELQLSNSESFDRAKAGHDNQKHCTLEVSLPWFVRYRLAILFCCTLIVFHVAFLALVYTCFRLFRLEGCKRKHD from the exons ATGGGTATCGATCAACGTCGGTGGCGGTGGTGGAACGCCGTCGTTTTGATCGGAATGGTCAGCGTTACAGTAACCGTTACCAGTTCCGACAGTCACGAGAAGCAGGAACAAGAAGTCTCTCGAATTGCCTTCGGATCATGCTCCAACCAGAACGCTCCACAG CCCATTTGGGATGCAGTGGTGGATTTCCGTCCCCAAATTTTTATATGGCTGGGTGATAACATTTACGGGGACTTCAAACGCCCTTTCAAAATATTTGGACGGGAAAGGACTGTTGGGCCGTGGAAGAATGTTCCACGATTTGTTCCTTCCTCTGAGCAGGAAATGAAGGCTAGATATGAAAAGGCTAAGTCTAGTCCTGGATATGTTCGACTTCATCAGAATGCTAAG GTAATCGGTACATGGGATGATCACGATTATGGATTAAATGACGCAGGAAAAGAATTTCAAGGAAAAATCACTAACCAGAAGTTGCTTCTTGATTTCTTGGATGAACCTCAAGATAGCCCACG GCGGAAACAGGCTGGTGTATATGCCTCATATACGTATGGTCCTGTAGGTAGAGATATCAAG ATTGTACTCTTAGATACTAGATATCACAGAGACCCTGTAGGAAGTGATGGTACCATTTTGGGGAATTCACAGTGGTTGTGGTTGGAGAAAGAGCTCAAGGGTCCAGCAACGGCTCTTACCATAATTGGATCTTCTATTCAG GTTATATCAAATCTTTCAGCAACCATTCATCCGTTGTTTGCAATGGAGTCATGGGGTCGTTTTCCAAAGGAAAGAGACcggatttttaaattaatagcTGATAGTAAG AGAGCTGgagtattttttattagtgGAGATGTTCACTTTGGGGAAATCACGAGATATGATTGTGCTGTGGGCTATCCACTATATGATGTAACCTCAAGTGGGGTTACTCAATCAGTTGAGGAAGTTGTCCCACCGTTCCTGCGTTCTTTTGTGAGATTTGTAGCATTGTTGACCCCATCTACAATGAGAGTAAAGGGCCAGCACTGCAGATACAAATCTTGTATATATG GTCGGCCAAACTTTGGAACTATTGAAATAGATTGGGACTCTCACCCAGTGACTCTGAAACTAAAAGTCAGGGATAAAGAGAGCATCACGGTTACAGGTGTTGATGTTTCATTGACGGAATTGCAATTATCAAATTCAGAGAGTTTTGACAGAGCAAAAGCAGGACATGATAATCAGAAGCATTGCACCCTTGAAGTTAGTCTGCCATGGTTTGTAAGATATCGCCTGGCGATCCTGTTCTGTTGCACCTTAATTG TGTTTCATGTTGCCTTCCTAGCGCTAGTTTACACTTGCTTCAGACTTTTCAGACTAGAAGGCTGCAAAAGAAAGCACGATTGA